A region from the Drosophila takahashii strain IR98-3 E-12201 chromosome 2L, DtakHiC1v2, whole genome shotgun sequence genome encodes:
- the LOC108063010 gene encoding retinol-binding protein pinta yields MTLVRPLKPALQAICIKELNEVPQRVSQDIEALREWVLKQPHLRACTDDQFLLAFLRGTKFSLERAKEKFDRFYTLQGSIPEVFNDRRLATDPLVLDIIRMGVLLQIPMDTEDTGPRVSIIRAGSYDTSKYKFQDIIRVGSMFGEIMMFEDDNATVSGYVEIMDMSGVTGAHLFALQPQLLSKFSTYADEAMPTRQKGIHFINVPAAFETGFNSLRSFFPAKIKSRISVSSDPSAIFDIVRREYLPKEYGGTGGSMQDISQTMEAKLSSYGPYFQESQSFGVDNKLREFGDNGRKNHRSSFGAVGSFRKLEID; encoded by the exons ATGACTTTGGTGCGACCCCTTAAGCCCGCCCTGCAAGCCATATGCATTAAGGAATTAAACGAGGTGCCCCAGCGGGTGTCCCAGGATATCGAGGCACTACGGGAATGGGTCTTGAAGCAACCTCATCTGCGGGCGTGCACCGATGACCAGTTTCTCCTCGCCTTTCTGCGAGGAACCAAGTTTAGCCTGGAACGGGCAAAAGAAAAGTTCGATCGGTTCTACACCCTGCAGGGATCCATACCCGAGGTCTTCAATGATCGGCGCCTGGCCACCGATCCGCTGGTCCTAGATATCATAAGGATGGG AGTACTCCTTCAAATTCCCATGGATACGGAGGATACAGGACCTCGAGTGAGCATTATTCGTGCCGGTTCCTACGACACCAGCAAGTACAAGTTTCAGGACATAATACGGGTCGGTTCCATGTTCGGCGAGATCATGATGTTCGAGGACGATAATGCCACGGTCAGCGGTTATGTGGAGATTATGGACATGTCCGGGGTTACGGGTGCCCACCTCTTTGCCCTCCAGCCCCAGTTGCTGAGTAAGTTTTCCACCTATGCGGATGAGGCGATGCCCACTCGCCAGAAGGGCATTCACTTTATCAATGTCCCTGCGGCCTTCGAAACTGGTTTCAATTCGTTGCGATCCTTCTTTCCGGCCAAAATCAAGAGTAGG ATTTCGGTGAGCTCAGATCCTTCGGCTATATTCGATATAGTGCGTCGCGAATACTTACCCAAGGAATACGGAGGAACTGGTGGCAGTATGCAGGACATAAGCCAGACCATGGAAGCGAAGCTTTCCAGTTATGGACCCTACTTTCAGGAATCCCAGAGTTTCGGCGTTGATAACAAGTTGCGAGAATTCGGTGATAATGGGCGGAAGAACCATCGCTCCTCCTTTGGGGCTGTGGGGTCCTTTCGAAAACTGGAAATCGACTGA
- the LOC108062987 gene encoding SUN domain-containing ossification factor isoform X3, translating to MLLQFVMKFICSISTVFMSFPEIITELPTVTITELPLDRVKNRLESVILDDSQVTAGNHSDEEQHQQQPPHQDQPKIILEGDKEVPQKDEQLPKINDPGGGIDLEGLPAQDATPAGESNETSEELQPTGGSSASNDTEATANLTSANEEVPMPVFSEWAQKQMEAEASREQAMELEQQVVNNSAQRRNNTGSSSGKPPTLKLRSKNYASPDCGAKIIAHNSESKHTEAVLTQSTDEYMLSTCGSRIWFVVELCEAIQAQKVDVANYELFSSSPKNFTVAVSKRFPTRDWSNVGRFAAEDKRTIQTFELHPHLFGKFVRVEITSHYANEHFCPLSLFRVFGTSEYEAFETEIRPSDDLDDFYDDYGAQEQKAAVGSGGNIFQSASDAVMQMVKKAAEVLVKPTKALKWSADSLLCQTPAFEAYNCSNCNSTLVERINSLLSCQFQQLQLLLSLTRLRADLLQSRVCQEDFGISLMGSDSSSKMGKEQSYFLSMLPAEHVGAMCKLIQAEQNVTDQQQQTKTPALKQHVSAPEQLQDNATATGVRQDCENIEGSQARRASEKEPPATPNLEVMVAESSQEVPSVEDPSSTSSETSSTTNSTPADVNIFNVAAESEEVVLKVQLPPEPTMPTTLEASDVESTTNAPSTNVPSSSSEVPPNGDLAIEEGNPANWESIDNLLTTTVASITAGGGAAAAAAAVVNGNGNLGMAGGAIGAVGSATGSSVNLQQKLTNGAQSESVFIRLSNRIKALERNMSLSGQYLEELSRRYKKQVEELQQTLTQQTLTVRQLEDQSRRYVEQEQLYQQQSAELAGEVRALSYQVQACILVIIIVGTCIFLMLVLGTVYYRKLRRQQQQLLKKDQPGNPPVATKTKLDRRKSYEQMPNQTTPKQRRPSEEAMLILKECGDTVLQEQDPPNRQRKISVCYGSNNNIAANMLGVTTNGTGNVRSSLHRRKGAKHSWHNSLDTTETSCGEQTDKFFDVDTLKSIKQSSGKAGKKKSQQLALKRQESAPASFTQDLLAEEPATQSDFDESLMLDNDDLANFIPTSDLAYNEFMPEGPSGYQILDTVDGKTEKEQGTKKSRRLSSPAFFKSPFSKSKNKGYSFNGIKNSHSVHEPTSWEWYRLKRSEKHQQQQQAKLASKSLPSASLDSSSLSEVNFPLNANTATQNSFRILGEAILSSGEGRITPNGNGNGNATPGGLASSSSGSGSGGSTTSSTTKKKQRALNNLFRKAFDF from the exons ATGCTGCTACAATTCGTTATGAAGTTCATTTGTT CCATATCAACGGTGTTCATGAG CTTTCCTGAGATCATTACGGAGCTGCCAACTGTCACTATTACAGAGCTGCCCCTGGATCGAGTGAAGAACCGCCTTGAATCGGTTATCCTCGATGATTCCCAGGTTACAGCGGGCAACCATAGCGATGAggagcaacatcaacagcagccACCTCATCAAGATCAGCCCAAGATAATCCTTGAAGGTGACAAAGAAGTGCCTCAAAAGG ACGAGCAATTGCCGAAGATAAATGATCCCGGAGGAGGCATCGACCTAGAGGGATTACCTGCACAGGATGCAACGCCAGCAGGTGAAAGCAATGAAACCAGCGAGGAGTTGCAGCCTACAGGAGGATCATCTGCATCCAATGACACGGAGGCCACAGCGAACCTGACGAGTGCCAACGAGGAGGTGCCCATGCCTGTGTTCTCCGAATGGGCGCAAAAGCAAATGGAGGCTGAGGCCAGCCGAGAGCAGGCCATGGAGCTGGAGCAGCAAGTGGTGAATAACTCTGCCCAACGCAGGAACAACACGGGATCCTCGAGTGGAAAGCCGCCGACACTGAAGCTGCGCTCCAAGAACTACGCCTCTCCGGACTGCGGAGCCAAGATCATTGCACACAATTCCGAGTCCAAGCACACGGAGGCCGTGCTCACCCAATCCACCGATGAGTATATGCTGAGCACTTGCGGAAGTAGGATTTGGTTCGTCGTCGAACTATGCGAGGCCATTCAGGCGCAGAAGGTGGACGTGGCCAACTATGAGCTCTTCAGTTCATCGCCTAAAAACTTTACGGTCGCCGTTTCGAAGCGATTCCCCACCCGCGATTGGAGCAATGTGGGACGCTTTGCGGCGGAGGACAAGCGAACGATTCAGACCTTCGAACTGCATCctcatttatttggaaaattCGTGCGCGTCGAGATCACTTCGCACTACGCCAATGAGCACTTTTGTCCACTTTCGCTGTTCCGAGTGTTCGGCACATCCGAATACGAGGCTTTCGAAACGGAAATTCGGCCCAGCGATGATCTGGATGATTTCTACGACGACTACGGGGCTCAAGAACAGAAGGCAGCCGTGGGCAGTGGTGGCAACATCTTTCAAAGCGCCTCGGATGCGGTGATGCAGATGGTTAAGAAGGCAGCCGAGGTGCTGGTGAAACCCACAAAGGCTCTTAAATGGTCGGCTGACTCGCTGCTCTGCCAAACACCTGCATTTGAAGCCTACAACTGCAGCAACTGTAATAGCACCTTGGTGGAGAGGATCAACAGCCTTCTGTCCTGCCAAttccagcagctgcagctgctcctcaGTCTCACTCGTCTGCGAGCAGATCTTCTTCAGAGTCGTGTGTGCCAGGAGGATTTCGGCATAAGCCTAATGGGCTCCGATTCCTCGAGTAAAATGGGCAAGGAACAGAGCTATTTCCTCAGCATGCTGCCAGCGGAACATGTGGGAGCTATGTGCAAATTGATCCAGGCGGAGCAGAATGTTACCGATCAACAGCAGCAAACGAAGACGCCAGCGTTGAAGCAGCATGTCAGTGCGCCCGAGCAGCTGCAGGATAATGCCACGGCCACGGGAGTTCGTCAGGATTGTGAGAACATCGAGGGAAGCCAAGCAAGAAGAGCTTCGGAGAAGGAACCTCCTGCAACCCCGAATTTGGAGGTTATGGTGGCCGAATCCAGCCAAGAAGTGCCTTCAGTGGAAGACCCGTCGTCGACCTCAAGTGAAACTTCCTCCACCACGAACTCCACGCCAGCCGATGTGAATATATTCAATGTGGCAGCGGAGTCCGAGGAAGTGGTGCTAAAAGTTCAGCTGCCTCCGGAGCCAACTATGCCAACCACTTTGGAAGCCAGCGACGTGGAGTCCACCACCAACGCTCCAAGCACCAATGTGCCTTCGTCATCCAGTGAAGTTCCGCCGAACGGAGATCTAGCCATTGAGGAGGGAAATCCGGCCAATTGGGAAAGCATTGACAATCTACTGACCACCACGGTGGCTTCGATAACTGCtggcggaggagcagctgccGCTGCAGCAGCTGTGGTGAACGGAAACGGCAATCTGGGCATGGCAGGTGGAGCAATTGGAGCAGTTGGATCAGCCACGGGATCAAGCGTGAATCTGCAGCAGAAGCTGACGAACGGTGCCCAGTCGGAGAGTGTGTTCATCAGACTCTCCAATCGCATAAAG GCGCTCGAACGGAACATGTCGCTGTCTGGACAGTACCTGGAGGAGCTCTCGCGGCGCTACAAGAAGCAGGTGGAGGAACTGCAGCAGACGCTAACGCAACAAACGCTCACGGTGCGCCAGCTGGAGGACCAGAGCCGGCGGTAtgtggagcaggagcagctgtaCCAGCAGCAGAGCGCGGAGCTGGCCGGCGAGGTGAGGGCTCTGTCCTACCAGGTGCAGGCCTGCATCCTGGTTATCATTATTGTGGGCACCTGCATCTTTCTGATGCTCGTCCTGGGCACCGTCTACTACCGCAAGTTGCGCcgccagcaacagcagctgctgAAGAAGGATCAGCCGGGCAATCCACCTGTGGCCACCAAAACCAAGCTGGATCGCCGCAAGTCCTATGAACAGATGCCGAATCAAACGACGCCCAAGCAACGGCGTCCCAGCGAAGAGGCCATGCTCATTCTGAAGGAGTGCGGGGACACCGTCTTGCAGGAGCAGGATCCTCCGAACAGGCAGCGCAAGATTTCCGTTTGCTATGGTAGCAACAATAATATAGCCGCCAATATGCTAGGTGTCACCACAAACGGCACAGGGAATGTCCGGAGTTCCCTGCACAGGCGCAAGGGAGCTAAGCACTCCTGGCACAACAGTCTGGACACAACGGAGACTTCCTGCGGCGAGCAAACGGACAAGTTCTTCGATGTGG ACACCCTTAAGAGCATAAAACAAAGCTCCGGCAAGGCGGGCAAAAAGAAATCCCAGCAGCTGGCTCTGAAACGTCAGGAATCCGCGCCAGCTAGCTTCACGCAGGATCTGCTCGCCGAGGAACCAGCCACGCAGAGCGACTTCGATGAGAGCCTGATGCTGGACAACGATGATTTGGCCAACTTTATACCTACCAGCGATCTGGCCTACAATGAGTTCATGCCCGAGGGACCCTCCGGCTACCAGATACTGGACACAGTAGACGGAAAGACCGAGAAGGAGCAGGGGACAAAGAAATCGAGACGCCTGTCCTCGCCGGCATTCTTCAAGTCGCCATTTAGCAAGAGCAAAAACAAGGGCTACAGCTTCAATGGCATCAAGAACAGCCACTCGGTACACGAGCCCACGTCCTGGGAGTGGTACCGCCTGAAGCGGAGCGAgaagcaccagcagcagcaacaggcgaAGCTGGCCAGCAAGAGCTTGCCCAGCGCCAGTTTGGACAGCTCGTCGCTGTCGGAGGTCAATTTTCCCCTGAACGCCAACACCGCCACGCAGAATTCCTTCCGGATACTGGGCGAGGCCATTCTGTCCTCCGGGGAGGGACGCATCACCCCGAATgggaatggcaatggcaatgcaACGCCTGGTGGTCtggcgagcagcagcagcggaagTGGCAGCGGTGGCAGCACCACCTCATCCACCACCAAGAAGAAGCAGCGCGCCCTCAACAACCTCTTTCGCAAGGCCTTCGATTTTTAA
- the LOC108062987 gene encoding SUN domain-containing ossification factor isoform X2: MLLQFVMKFICCELKKLKTNLTMFLIFFWIIWFSQIIAISTVFMSFPEIITELPTVTITELPLDRVKNRLESVILDDSQVTAGNHSDEEQHQQQPPHQDQPKIILEGDKEVPQKDEQLPKINDPGGGIDLEGLPAQDATPAGESNETSEELQPTGGSSASNDTEATANLTSANEEVPMPVFSEWAQKQMEAEASREQAMELEQQVVNNSAQRRNNTGSSSGKPPTLKLRSKNYASPDCGAKIIAHNSESKHTEAVLTQSTDEYMLSTCGSRIWFVVELCEAIQAQKVDVANYELFSSSPKNFTVAVSKRFPTRDWSNVGRFAAEDKRTIQTFELHPHLFGKFVRVEITSHYANEHFCPLSLFRVFGTSEYEAFETEIRPSDDLDDFYDDYGAQEQKAAVGSGGNIFQSASDAVMQMVKKAAEVLVKPTKALKWSADSLLCQTPAFEAYNCSNCNSTLVERINSLLSCQFQQLQLLLSLTRLRADLLQSRVCQEDFGISLMGSDSSSKMGKEQSYFLSMLPAEHVGAMCKLIQAEQNVTDQQQQTKTPALKQHVSAPEQLQDNATATGVRQDCENIEGSQARRASEKEPPATPNLEVMVAESSQEVPSVEDPSSTSSETSSTTNSTPADVNIFNVAAESEEVVLKVQLPPEPTMPTTLEASDVESTTNAPSTNVPSSSSEVPPNGDLAIEEGNPANWESIDNLLTTTVASITAGGGAAAAAAAVVNGNGNLGMAGGAIGAVGSATGSSVNLQQKLTNGAQSESVFIRLSNRIKALERNMSLSGQYLEELSRRYKKQVEELQQTLTQQTLTVRQLEDQSRRYVEQEQLYQQQSAELAGEVRALSYQVQACILVIIIVGTCIFLMLVLGTVYYRKLRRQQQQLLKKDQPGNPPVATKTKLDRRKSYEQMPNQTTPKQRRPSEEAMLILKECGDTVLQEQDPPNRQRKISVCYGSNNNIAANMLGVTTNGTGNVRSSLHRRKGAKHSWHNSLDTTETSCGEQTDKFFDVDTLKSIKQSSGKAGKKKSQQLALKRQESAPASFTQDLLAEEPATQSDFDESLMLDNDDLANFIPTSDLAYNEFMPEGPSGYQILDTVDGKTEKEQGTKKSRRLSSPAFFKSPFSKSKNKGYSFNGIKNSHSVHEPTSWEWYRLKRSEKHQQQQQAKLASKSLPSASLDSSSLSEVNFPLNANTATQNSFRILGEAILSSGEGRITPNGNGNGNATPGGLASSSSGSGSGGSTTSSTTKKKQRALNNLFRKAFDF; this comes from the exons ATGCTGCTACAATTCGTTATGAAGTTCATTTGTTGTGAGTTGAAAAAGCTGAAAACAAACCTGACCATGTTTCTAATATTCTTCTGGATTATATGGTTCTCTCAAATAATAGCCATATCAACGGTGTTCATGAG CTTTCCTGAGATCATTACGGAGCTGCCAACTGTCACTATTACAGAGCTGCCCCTGGATCGAGTGAAGAACCGCCTTGAATCGGTTATCCTCGATGATTCCCAGGTTACAGCGGGCAACCATAGCGATGAggagcaacatcaacagcagccACCTCATCAAGATCAGCCCAAGATAATCCTTGAAGGTGACAAAGAAGTGCCTCAAAAGG ACGAGCAATTGCCGAAGATAAATGATCCCGGAGGAGGCATCGACCTAGAGGGATTACCTGCACAGGATGCAACGCCAGCAGGTGAAAGCAATGAAACCAGCGAGGAGTTGCAGCCTACAGGAGGATCATCTGCATCCAATGACACGGAGGCCACAGCGAACCTGACGAGTGCCAACGAGGAGGTGCCCATGCCTGTGTTCTCCGAATGGGCGCAAAAGCAAATGGAGGCTGAGGCCAGCCGAGAGCAGGCCATGGAGCTGGAGCAGCAAGTGGTGAATAACTCTGCCCAACGCAGGAACAACACGGGATCCTCGAGTGGAAAGCCGCCGACACTGAAGCTGCGCTCCAAGAACTACGCCTCTCCGGACTGCGGAGCCAAGATCATTGCACACAATTCCGAGTCCAAGCACACGGAGGCCGTGCTCACCCAATCCACCGATGAGTATATGCTGAGCACTTGCGGAAGTAGGATTTGGTTCGTCGTCGAACTATGCGAGGCCATTCAGGCGCAGAAGGTGGACGTGGCCAACTATGAGCTCTTCAGTTCATCGCCTAAAAACTTTACGGTCGCCGTTTCGAAGCGATTCCCCACCCGCGATTGGAGCAATGTGGGACGCTTTGCGGCGGAGGACAAGCGAACGATTCAGACCTTCGAACTGCATCctcatttatttggaaaattCGTGCGCGTCGAGATCACTTCGCACTACGCCAATGAGCACTTTTGTCCACTTTCGCTGTTCCGAGTGTTCGGCACATCCGAATACGAGGCTTTCGAAACGGAAATTCGGCCCAGCGATGATCTGGATGATTTCTACGACGACTACGGGGCTCAAGAACAGAAGGCAGCCGTGGGCAGTGGTGGCAACATCTTTCAAAGCGCCTCGGATGCGGTGATGCAGATGGTTAAGAAGGCAGCCGAGGTGCTGGTGAAACCCACAAAGGCTCTTAAATGGTCGGCTGACTCGCTGCTCTGCCAAACACCTGCATTTGAAGCCTACAACTGCAGCAACTGTAATAGCACCTTGGTGGAGAGGATCAACAGCCTTCTGTCCTGCCAAttccagcagctgcagctgctcctcaGTCTCACTCGTCTGCGAGCAGATCTTCTTCAGAGTCGTGTGTGCCAGGAGGATTTCGGCATAAGCCTAATGGGCTCCGATTCCTCGAGTAAAATGGGCAAGGAACAGAGCTATTTCCTCAGCATGCTGCCAGCGGAACATGTGGGAGCTATGTGCAAATTGATCCAGGCGGAGCAGAATGTTACCGATCAACAGCAGCAAACGAAGACGCCAGCGTTGAAGCAGCATGTCAGTGCGCCCGAGCAGCTGCAGGATAATGCCACGGCCACGGGAGTTCGTCAGGATTGTGAGAACATCGAGGGAAGCCAAGCAAGAAGAGCTTCGGAGAAGGAACCTCCTGCAACCCCGAATTTGGAGGTTATGGTGGCCGAATCCAGCCAAGAAGTGCCTTCAGTGGAAGACCCGTCGTCGACCTCAAGTGAAACTTCCTCCACCACGAACTCCACGCCAGCCGATGTGAATATATTCAATGTGGCAGCGGAGTCCGAGGAAGTGGTGCTAAAAGTTCAGCTGCCTCCGGAGCCAACTATGCCAACCACTTTGGAAGCCAGCGACGTGGAGTCCACCACCAACGCTCCAAGCACCAATGTGCCTTCGTCATCCAGTGAAGTTCCGCCGAACGGAGATCTAGCCATTGAGGAGGGAAATCCGGCCAATTGGGAAAGCATTGACAATCTACTGACCACCACGGTGGCTTCGATAACTGCtggcggaggagcagctgccGCTGCAGCAGCTGTGGTGAACGGAAACGGCAATCTGGGCATGGCAGGTGGAGCAATTGGAGCAGTTGGATCAGCCACGGGATCAAGCGTGAATCTGCAGCAGAAGCTGACGAACGGTGCCCAGTCGGAGAGTGTGTTCATCAGACTCTCCAATCGCATAAAG GCGCTCGAACGGAACATGTCGCTGTCTGGACAGTACCTGGAGGAGCTCTCGCGGCGCTACAAGAAGCAGGTGGAGGAACTGCAGCAGACGCTAACGCAACAAACGCTCACGGTGCGCCAGCTGGAGGACCAGAGCCGGCGGTAtgtggagcaggagcagctgtaCCAGCAGCAGAGCGCGGAGCTGGCCGGCGAGGTGAGGGCTCTGTCCTACCAGGTGCAGGCCTGCATCCTGGTTATCATTATTGTGGGCACCTGCATCTTTCTGATGCTCGTCCTGGGCACCGTCTACTACCGCAAGTTGCGCcgccagcaacagcagctgctgAAGAAGGATCAGCCGGGCAATCCACCTGTGGCCACCAAAACCAAGCTGGATCGCCGCAAGTCCTATGAACAGATGCCGAATCAAACGACGCCCAAGCAACGGCGTCCCAGCGAAGAGGCCATGCTCATTCTGAAGGAGTGCGGGGACACCGTCTTGCAGGAGCAGGATCCTCCGAACAGGCAGCGCAAGATTTCCGTTTGCTATGGTAGCAACAATAATATAGCCGCCAATATGCTAGGTGTCACCACAAACGGCACAGGGAATGTCCGGAGTTCCCTGCACAGGCGCAAGGGAGCTAAGCACTCCTGGCACAACAGTCTGGACACAACGGAGACTTCCTGCGGCGAGCAAACGGACAAGTTCTTCGATGTGG ACACCCTTAAGAGCATAAAACAAAGCTCCGGCAAGGCGGGCAAAAAGAAATCCCAGCAGCTGGCTCTGAAACGTCAGGAATCCGCGCCAGCTAGCTTCACGCAGGATCTGCTCGCCGAGGAACCAGCCACGCAGAGCGACTTCGATGAGAGCCTGATGCTGGACAACGATGATTTGGCCAACTTTATACCTACCAGCGATCTGGCCTACAATGAGTTCATGCCCGAGGGACCCTCCGGCTACCAGATACTGGACACAGTAGACGGAAAGACCGAGAAGGAGCAGGGGACAAAGAAATCGAGACGCCTGTCCTCGCCGGCATTCTTCAAGTCGCCATTTAGCAAGAGCAAAAACAAGGGCTACAGCTTCAATGGCATCAAGAACAGCCACTCGGTACACGAGCCCACGTCCTGGGAGTGGTACCGCCTGAAGCGGAGCGAgaagcaccagcagcagcaacaggcgaAGCTGGCCAGCAAGAGCTTGCCCAGCGCCAGTTTGGACAGCTCGTCGCTGTCGGAGGTCAATTTTCCCCTGAACGCCAACACCGCCACGCAGAATTCCTTCCGGATACTGGGCGAGGCCATTCTGTCCTCCGGGGAGGGACGCATCACCCCGAATgggaatggcaatggcaatgcaACGCCTGGTGGTCtggcgagcagcagcagcggaagTGGCAGCGGTGGCAGCACCACCTCATCCACCACCAAGAAGAAGCAGCGCGCCCTCAACAACCTCTTTCGCAAGGCCTTCGATTTTTAA
- the LOC108062988 gene encoding eEF1A lysine and N-terminal methyltransferase homolog codes for MNLLPKTREEFAQTDYWNEFFKKRGEKAFEWYGEYLELCDQIHKYIKPVDKILMLGCGNSKLSMDMYDTGFREITNIDISPVAVKKMLELNAKTRPDMKFLQMDATAMTFPDESFSVALDKGTLDALFADDAPETRLIVENYFKEILRTMRNGGRYVGISLLQEHILNFLLEFLPKHNCMLRIVHCLGVEQANKEKNADDALTLPVFVVVATKFKSLPMPILEFGFGNDKMQRFTAVSELNNAVSSVQKAALVCNGLARSNIAGHNEVIMDLHRPSEQTPRYTIHILDKPPARGLGKYAAFIVPQGREVEWLFATPVGRKKLQDSANFQRLAVVTLHRDQVYSTLDEVKLELADSIKNLSPAGLNEQIPYLSLGSDVGKRETLICGFSKISGDFRIEEVEANGKTLRRLIFLSNQFVVQSEALVKTIKIKGKKERKKIDFGYLACQHHLYMSVGVQLATTVQNTKKDVEKDVLVIGLGGGGLCSFLHAALPQARITAVEIDPIMLEVAEQYFELKQDKRFHVVIDDGLDFVERCRNEDIHFDAVLFDVDSKDLSLGMSCPPQSFLADKILQHIKEIIGPKGLFMLNLVCRDESLRTEALENLHKVFPAVCSYKLDEDINEIVYCANDEKYKTVEQWKKSMGTAGRGLNSAVKETKLANEDALEVAEFLSELKI; via the exons ATGAATTTACTACCCAAAACACGCGAGGAATTCGCGCAGACGGATTATTGGAACGAGTTCTTCAAAAAGCGGGGTGAAAAGGCCTTCGAGTG GTACGGCGAATATCTTGAGCTGTGCGATCAGATCCATAAATATATCAAGCCGGTTGACAAAATCTTGATGCTGGGATGTGGTAACTCAAAACTGAGTATGGACATGTACGACACGGGATTTCG GGAAATTACAAACATTGATATCTCACCAGTCGCTGTGAAGAAAATGTTGGAACTGAATGCCAAAACCCGTCCTGATATGAAATTCCTCCAAATGGATGCCACAGCCATGACTTTCCCGGATGAAAGCTTCTCAGTTGCTTTGGACAAGGGAACTCTGGATGCTTTGTTTGCGGATGATGCCCCCGAAACGAGACTGATAGTGGAGAACTATTTTAAGGAGATACTGAGGACGATGCG CAATGGTGGCCGCTATGTAGGCATTTCACTGCTCCAGGAGCACATCCTTAACTTCCTACTGGAGTTCCTGCCCAAGCACAATTGCATGCTGAGAATTGTCCACTGCCTGGGAGTGGAACAGGCCAACAAGGAGAAAAATGCCGATGATGCCTTGACACTGCCAGTTTTCGTAGTTGTTGCCACCAAGTTCAAGAGTCTTCCGATGCCT ATCTTGGAGTTCGGTTTTGGCAACGATAAAATGCAGAGATTTACGGCAGTCTCCGAACTGAATAACGCAGTTTCCTCTGTACAAAAGGCCGCCTTGGTTTGCAACGGTTTAGCCAGATCCAACATAGCTGGTCACAATGAGGTGATAATGGATCTGCATCGACCCTCGGAGCAAACTCCTCGCTATACGATCCACATACTGGACAAGCCGCCAGCTCGAGGACTCGGCAAGTATGCAGCGTTTATTGTTCCTCAGGGAAGGGAGGTGGAGTGGCTTTTTGCCACGCCTGTTGGGCGGAAAAAGCTCCAGGACTCTGCCAACTTCCAGCGACTGGCTGTGGTTACCCTTCATCGTGATCAAGTCTATAGTACCTTGGACGAAGTTAAACTAGAGTTGGCCGACAGCATAAAGAATCTTTCGCCGGCTGGTCTCAACGAACAAATACCGTATCTATCTCTTGGATCCGATGTGGGCAAAAGGGAGACTCTTATTTGTGGTTTCTCAAAAATATCCGGAGACTTCCGAATTGAGGAGGTGGAGGCCAATGGCAAAACCCTGCGACGCCTCATTTTCCTCAGCAATCAGTTTGTTGTGCAGTCGGAAGCCTTGGTTAAAACAA tcaaaattaagggcaaaaaggagcgTAAGAAGATCGACTTTGGTTACTTGGCCTGCCAGCATCATTTGTACATGTCCGTGGGTGTCCAATTGGCCACAACAGTGCAGAACACCAAAAAGGATGTGGAAAAGGATGTTCTGGTCATCGGCTTGGGAGGCGGTGGCCTCTGCAGCTTTCTTCACGCCGCTTTGCC CCAAGCCAGAATTACGGCAGTGGAAATCGATCCCATTATGTTGGAGGTGGCTGAGCAGTATTTCGAGCTCAAGCAGGACAAACGCTTCCATGTAGTTATTGATGATGGCCTGGATTTCGTAGAGCGCTGTCGCAATGAAG ATATCCACTTTGATGCCGTCTTGTTCGATGTGGACAGCAAGGATCTCAGTTTGGGTATGAGTTGCCCGCCCCAAAGTTTCCTAGCCGATAAAATCCTGCAGCACATCAAGGAGATTATCGGACCCAAAGGTCTCTTCATGCTCAATCTTGTGTGTCGCGATGAAAGCCTGCGCACCGAGGCCCTCGAAAATCTGCACAAAGTCTTCCCCGCTGTGTGCAGCTACAAATTAGACGAGGACATCAACGAGATTGTATACTGTGCCAACGATGAAAAGTACAAAACTGTCGAACAGTGGAAGAAGAGCATGGGCACCGCTGGCCGAGGATTGAATAGTGCCGTCAAGGAAACCAAACTGGCCAACGAGGATGCCCTCGAGGTAGCAGAGTTCCTCAGcgagttaaaaatataa